A stretch of the Bacteroidota bacterium genome encodes the following:
- a CDS encoding tetratricopeptide repeat protein translates to MFKVKFTASFVFIFLSSLAVFSQTPPDSLFEIVNSSQPDTARVSALLEIADYYNDSNPNKGIEYLNQAYEIAQKNGDQRGISNVTNQLGTNYYFMGDYEKAIRNFLESLKANEMIKSGKGIAGCLNNIGSVYVAQQDYKKALEYHFKALKIREENLENGIGDKNSIAMSYGNIGQAYYYLNDFTNAMDYYNRSLRISESTGNKKRIALMLNNIGSIYAEEKFYDNALVYFTKSLGIQRQLEDKVNVAMALNNIGEVYFMKKDYKNAIDYYSQGLSVSKEIDDLDDLKTSYDGLHNCYVALNDYVKAHEYLALFSEVKDSLYNSENSAQINEMLTKFDTDKKEQEIQLLQKDQLITKFWRNSLIIGCFLILIVALLLYNRNKVKQKANVLLSKQKEEIELKNNQLGSKNKEITDSIKYAKHLQMAILPPDSQIKRLLPDSFVLYKPKDIVSGDFYWIEEWGTQVLVAAADCTGHGVPGAFMSIVGNNLLQQAVFNYGLSKPFLILNNVNKNISRMLHQSEETATVKDGMDIALVSIDYSKNSIEYAGAFNPLWIIRKGELIEIKADKHPVGAFVGEELKQFTHQEFVFEKGDTLYIFTDGYADQFGGPKGKKFKYKQLQNILLQNSSKSMAEQKSVLESSIVSWQGNLEQIDDILIIGVRF, encoded by the coding sequence ATGTTTAAAGTAAAGTTTACTGCATCTTTTGTATTCATTTTTCTTTCCAGTTTGGCTGTTTTTTCTCAAACGCCACCGGATAGTCTTTTTGAAATAGTGAACTCCAGTCAGCCGGATACGGCAAGAGTTAGCGCATTGTTAGAAATTGCCGACTATTACAATGATAGTAACCCCAACAAGGGAATCGAATATTTGAATCAGGCATATGAGATAGCTCAAAAAAATGGAGATCAACGTGGGATTTCAAATGTAACGAATCAGTTAGGGACAAACTATTACTTTATGGGAGATTACGAGAAAGCAATCCGTAATTTTTTGGAATCGCTGAAAGCAAATGAAATGATCAAAAGCGGAAAGGGGATTGCCGGTTGCTTGAATAATATTGGCAGTGTGTATGTTGCCCAGCAGGATTATAAAAAAGCGTTGGAATATCATTTTAAAGCATTAAAAATTCGAGAAGAAAATTTAGAAAACGGGATTGGAGATAAAAATTCAATTGCAATGTCGTATGGTAATATAGGGCAAGCGTACTATTATTTGAATGATTTTACCAATGCAATGGATTATTATAATCGCTCATTGAGAATTTCAGAAAGCACCGGAAACAAAAAGCGCATAGCACTAATGTTAAACAATATTGGGAGTATCTATGCTGAGGAGAAATTCTATGACAATGCCTTAGTTTATTTTACGAAATCATTGGGGATTCAACGACAACTTGAAGATAAAGTGAATGTAGCCATGGCATTAAATAATATTGGGGAAGTTTATTTTATGAAGAAGGATTATAAAAATGCAATTGATTATTATTCCCAAGGGCTTTCCGTATCCAAAGAAATCGATGATTTAGATGATTTAAAAACCAGCTATGATGGTTTGCATAACTGTTATGTTGCTTTAAATGATTATGTGAAGGCACATGAATATTTAGCATTATTTAGTGAAGTAAAAGATTCACTTTACAACTCTGAGAATTCTGCACAAATAAATGAAATGTTGACAAAATTTGATACTGATAAAAAGGAGCAAGAAATTCAGCTTTTGCAAAAAGATCAATTGATTACCAAGTTTTGGAGAAATTCGCTTATTATCGGTTGTTTTCTAATCTTGATTGTAGCGCTATTGCTATACAATAGGAATAAAGTGAAACAAAAAGCAAATGTTCTACTATCAAAACAAAAAGAAGAAATTGAATTGAAGAACAATCAGCTTGGATCAAAGAATAAAGAAATTACGGATAGTATTAAATATGCGAAACATTTGCAGATGGCAATTCTTCCACCAGATTCTCAAATCAAACGATTGTTGCCGGATAGTTTTGTGCTCTATAAACCAAAGGATATTGTGAGTGGTGATTTTTATTGGATTGAAGAATGGGGGACGCAAGTGCTGGTCGCAGCAGCCGATTGCACCGGACATGGTGTTCCCGGAGCATTTATGAGTATTGTCGGTAATAATTTATTGCAGCAAGCTGTTTTTAATTATGGCTTATCTAAACCATTCCTGATTTTGAATAATGTAAATAAAAATATTTCAAGGATGTTGCATCAATCGGAGGAAACAGCAACAGTGAAAGATGGAATGGACATCGCCTTGGTAAGTATTGATTATTCTAAAAATAGTATTGAATATGCCGGTGCTTTTAATCCTTTGTGGATTATCAGAAAGGGCGAGTTGATTGAAATTAAAGCAGACAAACATCCTGTAGGTGCTTTTGTGGGCGAGGAGTTAAAGCAATTTACACATCAGGAGTTTGTTTTTGAAAAAGGGGATACACTCTATATTTTTACAGATGGCTATGCCGATCAGTTTGGTGGGCCTAAAGGAAAAAAATTCAAGTACAAACAGTTGCAAAATATTCTACTTCAAAATTCGTCCAAATCGATGGCGGAACAGAAGTCTGTCTTAGAGTCGTCAATTGTAAGCTGGCAAGGAAATTTAGAACAGATTGACGATATTTTAATTATTGGTGTTCGATTCTAA
- a CDS encoding pirin family protein, protein MSKTIFHKADERGHANHGWLNAKHSFSFASYHDPSKVHFGLLRVLNDDIVAPGMVFGMHPHDNMEIVTIPLSGTLEHKDSMGNIGVIRPNEIQAMSAGSGLMHSEYNHSKTEEINLLQIWVFPKERNITPRYDQRVFSEDDKKGKFKTIVAPVKADDVMWINQDAYFSLGKFDSETAIDYTIQHKGNGAYIFVIEGEANIEGQKTGKRDAIGIWETDSIHLDIAANSEVLVIEVPMN, encoded by the coding sequence ATGAGTAAAACGATTTTTCACAAAGCAGACGAACGCGGTCATGCCAACCATGGTTGGCTAAATGCAAAACATTCATTCAGTTTTGCAAGCTATCACGACCCAAGCAAAGTACACTTCGGATTACTACGCGTATTGAATGACGATATTGTTGCACCCGGAATGGTATTTGGAATGCACCCGCACGACAATATGGAAATTGTTACCATTCCATTAAGTGGAACACTAGAACATAAAGATAGTATGGGGAATATTGGCGTCATTCGTCCGAACGAAATACAAGCCATGAGTGCCGGATCCGGATTGATGCACAGTGAATACAACCATTCGAAAACAGAAGAAATTAATCTCTTGCAAATTTGGGTTTTCCCAAAGGAAAGAAACATTACTCCCCGTTACGATCAACGTGTATTTTCTGAGGATGATAAAAAAGGAAAATTCAAAACCATTGTCGCGCCCGTTAAAGCTGATGATGTAATGTGGATCAATCAAGATGCCTACTTTTCGTTAGGAAAATTCGATTCCGAAACTGCAATTGATTACACCATTCAACACAAAGGAAATGGAGCTTACATTTTTGTAATTGAAGGAGAGGCAAACATAGAAGGACAAAAAACCGGTAAACGTGACGCAATTGGAATTTGGGAAACCGATTCAATTCATCTTGATATCGCTGCTAATTCAGAAGTATTGGTGATTGAAGTACCAATGAATTAA
- a CDS encoding YceI family protein — translation METQTKVWSIDQAHSSVHFSVKHMVIAKAKGSFGNYKITAETKGLDFENAKIDLEIDVNSINTGVADRDGHLKSPDFFDVANFPSIKFVSKEMKKLNEEEFILKGDITIKGITKAIEFKANYGGQVVDPYGNIRAGFALESSIDRFDFGLEWNALLEAGGAMVGKQVKLEAEIEIITSK, via the coding sequence ATGGAAACACAAACAAAAGTATGGTCAATCGATCAAGCGCACTCAAGTGTACACTTCTCAGTAAAACACATGGTTATTGCAAAAGCTAAGGGATCATTCGGAAACTACAAAATAACTGCTGAAACAAAAGGATTGGATTTTGAAAATGCAAAGATTGATCTTGAAATCGATGTCAATTCTATCAATACAGGAGTAGCTGACAGAGACGGTCATTTAAAATCGCCTGACTTTTTTGATGTGGCTAATTTCCCTTCAATCAAGTTTGTATCGAAAGAAATGAAAAAACTTAATGAAGAAGAGTTTATCCTTAAAGGAGATATTACCATCAAAGGAATTACCAAAGCAATTGAGTTTAAAGCAAATTATGGTGGACAAGTAGTTGATCCTTATGGAAATATTCGTGCAGGATTTGCATTAGAAAGCTCTATTGACCGTTTTGATTTTGGTTTGGAATGGAATGCATTATTAGAAGCAGGTGGAGCAATGGTTGGCAAACAAGTGAAGTTAGAAGCTGAAATTGAAATCATCACTTCAAAATAA
- a CDS encoding MarR family transcriptional regulator codes for MEIGKEIKQSKFKNEHQKMLINILFTSGWLSAKHACHIKPYGISTQQFNILRILRGQHPKPATVNLLIDRMLDKNSNASRLVEKLRVKKLVDRAVCPDDRRAVNVVITQKGLDLLEELDKLDGEMLKELKNLSDKEAATINQLLDKLRG; via the coding sequence ATGGAAATCGGAAAGGAAATAAAGCAATCAAAATTTAAAAACGAGCATCAAAAAATGCTAATTAATATCTTATTTACCAGTGGTTGGTTGAGTGCGAAACATGCATGCCACATTAAACCATACGGTATATCCACCCAACAATTTAACATCTTACGCATTTTAAGAGGACAACATCCTAAACCGGCTACAGTAAATTTATTGATTGATCGGATGTTGGATAAAAATTCAAATGCATCCCGATTAGTTGAAAAATTGAGAGTCAAAAAACTAGTCGACCGTGCTGTTTGTCCGGATGACAGAAGAGCCGTAAATGTTGTAATTACTCAAAAAGGATTGGATTTATTAGAAGAACTGGATAAATTAGATGGTGAAATGCTGAAAGAACTGAAGAACCTTTCGGACAAAGAAGCCGCTACCATCAACCAACTGCTCGACAAACTAAGAGGTTAA
- a CDS encoding NAD(P)/FAD-dependent oxidoreductase, whose amino-acid sequence MHIVIIGGGAAGFFTAINSPKSPGITITLLEKSNKLLSKVRVSGGGRCNVTHACFDNNLLIKNYPRGEKELRSAFSRFTTTDTIKWFEERGVQLKTEADGRMFPTSDNSETIINCLTKEAEKNNVNIKLNVSIEEIIKNDDGTFTLKANGGGEFHCNKLVIATGGNPKADAYAWLEKLGHTISKPVPSLFTFNIPNNEITKLMGVAVPHVKVKVAGTKLESEGPLMITHWGMSGPAILKTSAWGARILNDFNYNFTAILSWLPMHTEEKIKIEFNNQKEENPAKLILSNCPFELPKRLWEHLVIKAGISDAIRWADLSKKNANLLAHYLVSDEYKIEGKTTFKEEFVTCGGIQLKEIDFSRMESKIVPGLYFAGEVMDIDGVTGGFNFQNAWSSSWIVANNII is encoded by the coding sequence ATGCATATTGTAATAATTGGTGGCGGTGCAGCTGGTTTTTTCACAGCAATTAATAGTCCGAAATCACCCGGTATTACGATTACCTTATTGGAAAAAAGCAATAAATTACTTTCTAAAGTTCGTGTTTCGGGAGGTGGACGATGCAATGTGACGCATGCTTGTTTCGACAATAACTTATTGATTAAAAATTATCCTCGTGGTGAGAAGGAATTGAGAAGTGCTTTTAGCCGATTTACTACCACAGATACCATCAAATGGTTTGAAGAAAGAGGTGTTCAATTAAAAACAGAAGCAGACGGAAGAATGTTTCCTACATCAGATAACTCCGAAACCATTATTAATTGTCTTACTAAAGAAGCAGAAAAAAATAACGTAAACATAAAGTTAAATGTTTCGATTGAAGAAATCATAAAAAATGATGATGGCACATTTACCTTAAAAGCAAATGGTGGTGGTGAATTCCATTGCAATAAACTGGTAATTGCAACTGGGGGTAATCCCAAGGCAGATGCGTATGCCTGGTTGGAAAAACTGGGACATACCATTTCGAAACCGGTTCCTTCCCTCTTTACCTTTAATATTCCCAATAACGAAATCACCAAATTAATGGGAGTTGCTGTTCCCCATGTGAAAGTGAAAGTAGCAGGAACAAAACTCGAATCAGAAGGTCCATTAATGATTACCCACTGGGGAATGAGCGGACCGGCTATTTTAAAAACATCCGCTTGGGGAGCTCGTATATTAAATGATTTCAATTATAATTTCACGGCAATACTTTCATGGTTGCCCATGCATACCGAAGAAAAAATAAAGATTGAATTCAACAATCAAAAAGAAGAAAATCCGGCAAAGTTGATTTTATCAAACTGTCCGTTTGAATTACCAAAACGCCTTTGGGAACATCTGGTAATAAAAGCTGGAATTTCAGATGCAATTCGTTGGGCAGATTTATCGAAGAAAAACGCGAACCTACTTGCACATTATCTGGTGAGTGATGAATATAAAATAGAAGGCAAAACGACTTTTAAAGAAGAGTTTGTTACTTGCGGGGGGATTCAGTTAAAGGAAATTGACTTTTCAAGAATGGAAAGCAAAATTGTTCCTGGACTTTACTTTGCGGGTGAGGTAATGGATATAGATGGCGTTACTGGCGGATTTAATTTCCAAAATGCCTGGAGTAGCTCATGGATAGTAGCAAATAATATCATTTAA